DNA from Mesorhizobium loti R88b:
CCGAATGCACAGGTCTCCTTCGGAATAGATGCATCGCCTCGCCACGAACTGTCGGCCTGCTTGCGAACGGGGCGCGTGTTGCGGGTCCCCAGGGCACGGGTACGCAGGCGAGGCAAGAGCTTTGTCTCGCCGGAGATCATGATTAGTCAACGCCCCGCCGAAGCGGCCGATCGCGGAGTGCCGGGCCACTGGGAGCGAGACCTCATCCTTGGTCTTGGCAGCTCGGCGATCGGCACGCTGGTTGAGCGTACGACACGCTTCACGATGTTGCCGCATCTTCCGCGGCTTGCGGGGCATGGCGAAGCTCCGCGCATGAAGAATGGCCCTGCTCTCGCGGGACACGGGGCCGAAGCCGTGCGCGACGCGATTACGCGCACCATCATCACCTTGCCCGAAGAGATGCGTCGTTCGCTGACCTGGATCAGGGAGCCGAAATGGCTCAGCACGATCGTCTCAAGATCGACGCGGGTGTCCAAGTCTATTTCTGCGATCCGCAAAGCCCCTGGCAGCGTGGCACCAACGAGAACACCAATGGGCTGCTGCGTCAGTACTTCCCGAAAGGCACCGACCTGAGCGTCCACAGCGCCGACGAGATCGCCGCCGTGGCCGCGGCCCTCAATGCTCGACCGAGAAAAACTTTGGGTTGGAAAACGCCAGCAGAGACGCTTGACGAGTTGCTGTCATGAGTGAACACAATCGGTGTTGCGACGATCGCTTGAATCCGCCCAATACGCCTGCGGGGCCTACTCCGAACTTCTGCATCGTCACGGTATCCAGGCGAGCATGAGACGCTCAAACCGACCGAGGAAATCGCTGTCGGGTGAGATACTGCGCAGATCGCGCCTTGCAAAAGGACATCAGAGCGATGCGCCACGGCACCTTGCAATAGCTCGATGAACATGGAGCTTACGCGCAATGACATTGGAACATGCAGACGGCGATGTGGTCCCCGAGAGCAGCGGCGCTGCGGCGTGCGACGACGGTGTAACGATGCCCGGCCGCGCGGCAACAAATGCATTAGCTCGGGTGAGGTGGATTACGAAGGCCATATCTCCCGCCGTGGAAATACACACATGTGCGTTCACTTCTCTATGAAGGCTGCAGTTGTGAGCCTGACTGGGAAAAGATCGGCTTCAGAGGTACCGCCGTCGCTGTCGCCCCCTAACTCGCTGTGGCATGCGATGCTTCGATCCGCCGAATTCCTTGAGGCGACAGCCATCAGCTATCGTTCGAGCTCTGCAGCACCCATACCGTGCGGATACGTCCCTGCCGGGGCCGAAGCTGGTTCATTCCGTTAAGACGGTTGCGCCACGAATTTACCTGGAACGTGCGAGACATACACCGGAAGGACTTCCCCACGAAGTGACCTGCCACTGAGTTTTTCCTCCACTTGGAGTTAGAGTCCGGCCTCATTTGAAGGACGGACAGATGAAGCGGAAGCGGTTCACGGAAGAACAGATCATTGCGGTTCTGCGCGAGCACGAGGCGGGTGCGAAGGCGGGCGATCTTGCGCGCAAGCACGCGATCAGCGAGGCGACGCTGTATAACTGGAAGGCGAAGTATGGCGGGATGGACGTGTCCGACGCCAAGCGCCTGAAGGCCCTGGAAGACGAGAACGCGAAGCTGAAGAAGCTGCTCGCCGACCAGATGCTGGAGGCGGCGGCGCTGAAGGAGCTCCTGTCAAAAAAATGGTAGGGCCCGCCGCCAGGCGCGAAGCCGTCGCGCATCTGCAGGCCGTCATGGGTCTGTCGGAACGCCGGGCCTGTTCCATCGTCGGCGCCGATCGGAAGATGGTGCGCTACCGGTCCTGCCGGCCGCCGGAGACAGAGCTGCGCGGCAGGCTTCGCGAGCTCGCCAACGAACGCCGCCGCTTGGGCTATCGGCGGCTGTTCATTCTGCTCCGGCGGGAGGGCGAGGCATCAGGGGTCAACCGCATCTACCGGCTCTACCGCGAGGAGGGACTGACGGTGCGCAAGCGCCGGGCACGGCGACGAGCGGTCGGAACGCGGGCACCGATCCTGGTCGAGGCGAGGCCGAATGCCCGCTGGTCGCTGGACTTCGTGCATGATCAGTTCGCCTGCGGCAGGCGGTTCCGGGTGATGAACATAGTTGATGACGTGACCCGGGAGTGCCTGGCCGCGATCCCCGACACCTCGATCTCCGGTCGCCGAGTGGCACGCGAGCTGACCGATCTGATCAGCCTTCGCGGCAAGCCCGACATGATCGTTTCCGACCATGGCACCGAGTTCACCTCGAACGCCATCCTGGCCTGGTCGAAGGATCACCGTGTCGAATGGCATTACATCGCGCCGGGAAAGCCGATGCAGAACGGCTACATCGAGAGCTTCAACGGCCGGATGCGCGATGAGCTCCTGAACGAGAGCCTGTTCTTTGGCCTCGATCACGCCCGCTGCGCCATAACCGAATGGGTGGAGGACTACAACACCGCGAGGCCTCACTCCTCGCTCGGCTACCAGACCCCGGCGGCGTTCGCCGAGGTCCTCACCGCAACCGGCTCCAACGCTGCGCTCGATGTGGGCTTCGCGTCTCCGCCGGTTGCTCAACCCGCGCCCTACGGCGTAACTGAAACGGTCGAGGCTCTAATCGCCGCTGGATGACAGTTCAGGGGCAGGTCAGAAGCAGCACGTGGCCATGTTCGCGGCAATCAGCCAACCGTAGCTAAAAGGCGCCTGCTCAATCAGCTCCGATATGTCCTACCTTAAGAAATACTATCTAATGCGACAAGATCTGGCTAAGGAACAGCCTGGTCCGTTCATGGTGGGGGTTGGTGAAGAAGTCGTTCGGATTGGCCTCCTCAACAATCCGGCCTTTATCCATAAAGATAATCCTATCGGCGACGGCACGTGCAAAGCCCATCTCGTGGGTAACGCAGACCATGGTCATGCCATCGCGTGCCAAGCTCGTCATGGTTTCCAACACTTCCGACACCATCTCAGGATCAAGTGCCGATGTAGGTTCATCGAATAACATGACCGCGGGCTCCATGCACAGCGAGCGGGCAATGGCCACGCGCTGCTGCTGTCCGCCCGAGAGTTGAACCGGGTATTTATTTGCCTGTTCTGGAATTCGCACGCGTTCGAGATATTTTAGCGCAGTCTGTTTAGCTTGGGCTTCGGGTACCCCCTTGATCCACATTGGGCCCGCCATGCAGTTCATCAGCACAGTCATGTGAGGGAACAGATTGAAATGCTGGAATACCATTCCTACGTTCTTGCGAACTTCGGTCACATTCCGCATCTTGTTGTGCAATAGCATCCCATTCACCCTGATCTCGCCCTCCTGATTCGCTTCGAGCCGGTTGAAGCAGCGGATCAAGGTGGACTTGCCCGAGCCGGAGGGACCACAGATGACGATGCGTTCGCCTTTGCGGACGGTAAGGTTGACATCAGTTAATGCTCTGAAGCTGCCGTACCATTTAGAGACGTGCGTCGCTTCGATAATTTTGTCAGCACTCATTGGCACCTGCTTCTGGCCGGATAACGCCTGCGATGATACTGGTATGCGCCGCACATTGCCTGTCGCCATCGAGGAATCGCCTCCATTGAGGCCTATCAAATGATCTATGTCGGTAGCGGTCATCGCACTTTACTCCTTGCGAAGTGGTGCTCAAGCCGTGATTGGAGCACCTCGAGGCAGGCGGACAGGATCCAATAGATCATCGCCGCTGTTATCAGCATCTCCATATGATGAAAGGTCGGCTGGCCGATCGTGCGAGCAAGGAATGTCAACTCCCATACGCCGAGGACCGAGACAAGCGAGCTGTCTTTCAGCATTGCAATGAACGTGTTGCCCATGGGGGGAATGATGACTGGAAGCGCCTGCGGCAGGATTATCTTGCGTATGGTAAGGCCGAAGCCAAAGCCGATCGAACGGGATGCTTCCCATTGGCCGCGGTCAATGCTCTGGATACCCGCGCGGAAGATTTCCGTCATATAAGCTCCTACGCAAAGCGACAGTGCCAATATACCCGAAGGAACTGCATTGATCACGATACCCAGCTGCGGCAGCCCCAGGTAAATCAGGTAAATCTGGATAAGAAGCGGCAGACCGCGGAAAAACGAGGTGTAAAAGCTGGCGAGGGCATAGGCGAAGCCATTGCTTGAAAGCTTTGCAATAGCAGCGATCATCGCGATGATTGATGCGAAAATAAGTGAAACTGCCGAAACATAAATCGTGGTCACCACACCCTGCGTGATCAGGTATGGCAGATGCTCCCAGATGAACGGCATGTTAAGGTTAAATGCGTTGAAGAAGCCGAGAAACAGCAGCAGCAGCTCGGCCCATACAATGCCGATCTGCACCCTCAAGGGGGCAAACCCGATCAGCACGATGTTGACGCAGAACATCACCGCAATGACGAAGGCGATTGCGACACGCCCATAAATGCCGCTCTGCAGCGGGTCGCCGATAACAGGCCGCATAAGGTCGCCGAACGCTGTGCCCGAAAGGTTGAACATCAGAGAAACTGCGAGCACGGCGGCGAAGATCGACGCAACAAACCAAGGTCGATGGACTAGTACCTCGGAATCAACAGTATCTTGGTAAAGCAAGAGAGATCCTCCAACCAGGCGGCTCGGTTTGACCCGAGCCGCACAATGTTCACGAAGCTACTTACTTCGCGACAGAGTGGTCCGATCCATACCACTTCACTGATAGCTTCGACAGTGTCCCGTCATCCCTCATGCTTTTGATCGCGGCAGAGACCTTTTCTACCAGTTCTTTATCGCCCTTCATCATCGGGATTGCCGCAGGCAAGGCAAAGAGCCTATCGATAATCTTGATTGGATAACCTGACTTGATTGCACCTTCCGTGAAGGTTTCGTCTGTAATGACAGCGTCGAGACGGACGCCATCGCCCAGTCGAAGATCATCAAAGGCGATAGTCGAATTGCCATACGTTTTGACCTCGCCAGCTTTGAAATCGTAGGGAACGGGCGCCGCATTGGGGTCATCCGGCGTGTAGGTTTGGTTTGCATAAGCTTCTGCAACAGTTCCACCGTTTACGCCAATCTTCTTGCCCTCAAGATCGGAACCTTTTGTTGCCTTGCTATCCTTGTGGACGACAATCACCGTGCGGTCGTAGAAGTATGGCACAGAGAAATCGAACTTATCCGCGCGAGCCTTGGTAGGTGCCATTTGTCCTGTACCAATGTCCCACCGACCTGCCCAGTTACCGGCCGCAATCAAGTCCCAGCCGGGCGTTACAAATTCAGCGTTTACGCCCAAATACTTCGCAATTCCTTTGGCAACATCGATATCGTAGCCGACTAGTTCGTTCTTTTCGTCCAGGTGAGCAATTAGCCCCCAATCGGCACCCGCAGCAACCCTGAGGGTTTTAGAGGTAAGGATGCGATCCAGAACCTCTCCCGCGTGAGCCGAAGGGCCAAAAGCCACTGACGTGAGAGCGATTAACACCGCTGTTACAGCCATCTTAATCTTTTTCATGCTCGTTCCCCTTGTTAGGTTAGTTTTTTCGATCTCCGGCCGACATTCTACTACTCAGATTTCTGAGCCGGCCTCCTCATGGTACGAGGTCTCAGAATCGTGTGGGTAAACACTAAGCCAATGGCTACCTATGCTGACGAGGTCCCAGGCGAGATGTGAACGCACGGTATCGAGCCGTTCACACATCGCCCCGGAAGTTTTTGTCTCCAGTCCCAACAGGCTTTCGTTGGCCGTCGTCATATGGCCATGAATAGTACATGATGGCATGGGATGTGCGCCAGAATGTGCCCGAGGCCGAAATGGCCATTTCAAAAGGCGCCTTTGTTTGAAATCCGTTGATGTCACTGTTCAAGAACTTGGATAGGCGGTCATTCTCCCGCTTCCACGTTGCAGGCCTTAGATGTCCAAGTCATTTTGCATCCCCAGGAATGGCGGAATGGCAGCCACCTAGTCTAGACTAGGCGCGTCCATAAACGGCAAGCTGCTGATATTATTGAATGAATCCTGATTTTGGGTAGGCAAGGCCCGGCGGGTTCAGATACACTTCGAGATCAAGCCACTGATTCCAAAGCGTTTCTGCCACCGCCGGAGCCGACAATGCGCCAAGAACGCACCGTCCAATCCAGTGTATTTGATCTTTTCGCCGGACACGAGATCGGCTGTGAATTGAAAGCCATGTCGCAATGGCTGGACGGGCATCGCGAGCTTTTGAGCCTGGTGACGCGGGACCTGCGCCGGCACGATCTCAAGGAGACCGGCCGCGAGGGCCTGCCGGCGGAGGCTGTGCTGCGCTGCGCGCTGCTCAAGCAGCACCGCCAACTAAGCTATCAGGAACTGGCCTTTCACTTGGAGGATTCCGCCTCGTTCCGGGCTTTTGCCCGGCTGCCATGGGGGTGGAGCCCAAAGAAATCAGTCCTGCACAAGACGATCAGCGCGATCCAAGCGCCGACCTGGGAAGAAATCAACAAAGTACTGCTGGCAAGCGCCGGGCGAGAGAAGCTGGAAGGCGGCAAGGTCGTGCGCGTGGACAGCACCGTCACCGCCGCACTCGTCCACGAGCCGAGCGACAGCAGCCTGTTATGGGACGCTGTGCGGGTGATGGTGCGGCTGTTGCAGCACGCGGATGCACTGGGCAGCGCCATCCCATGGCACGATCACTGCCGCGCGGCGAAGAAGCGGTCCCGGTCGATCGAATATACCCGCGGCCGCCCGAAACGGGTGAAGCACTACCGCGAGCTGCTCAGGATCACACGCACCACCTTGGGCTATCTCCAGCAGGCGGCTGAGCAGCTGACCCTGGCGGCGTGCCCGGCCGTTGAACTGTGGCAGGCCCAAGTCCGCCATTACCGGCCGCTGATCGAGCGGATCATCGCCCAGACCGAACGGCGGGTCCTGGCAGGCGAACCGGTCCCGGCCGGCGAGAAGCTGGTGAGCCTGTTCGAGCCGCATGCCGATATCATCGTCAAGGGCAGCCGCGACGTCGATTATGGTCACAAGATCAATCTGACGACCGGTCGCAGCGGACTGATCCTCGATCTCGTCATCGAAGCGGGCAACCCAGCCGACAGCGAGCGTCTGCTGCTAATGCTGGAGCGCCACATCGCGTTTTACGGCGAGCCGCCGCGTCAGGCGGCGGCCGACGGCGGCTATGCCAGCCGCCCCAATCTGCGCCAGGCCAAGGCTTGGGGCGTGCGCGATATGGCGTTCCACAAGAAGAGCGCCCTCAGGATCGAAGACATGGTCAGCAGCCGCTGGGTCTATCGCAAGCTGCGCAACTTCCGCGCTGGTATCGAGGCCAGCATCTCCTGCCTGAAGCGCGCCTATGGCTTGGCCCGCTGCACCTGGCGCGGGCTCAACCACTTCAAGGCTTACGTCTGGTCCTCGGTGGTCGCTTACAATCTCGCCCTCTTCACCCGCCTCAGATCGAACTGACCCCAGTCATCGGGCTGCGTTCAGGAGCACGCCGGCGAGCGCCGGCCGATACCCCTATGACCCCATTGCCGCCAGATCGACCCCCGGCCGCAACCTCCATGCCCTTGTACCATCACGCCTCCCCAAAACATCGCTTCAGCAGGCCAAAGACCACTGAAAACTCCGGAAAAACAGCCGTTTATGGACGCGCACTAGACTAGACTAGAGGCTGGATCGATTTTCTCACATGGCGCCCAACAACCTATTGAATTCCGAGTCTCAAAGGCTCAAGCACAGGCTTATGTCTTTGATGTTACCCGCAAGCCATTAATAAGAGGGAGTAGCGGCTGCCGTGGATTCAGATGAACGTGTCGGCAGCAATTCTGAGCTTAGGACGCTTGAGGACCGCCTTCGCGTGCTCCGCCGCTAGACGATGGAGGTTGAGGTGCTCCGCGGCGCCCTTTCAACTTTCAAAGCAGGCCGAAAACAGATATCGTGGCCTGTCTTTTTTGCCGAAGGGCGGTCGCCGATGAAGACCGCGGCCGACGTTCTGGGAGTCTCTCGTTCCAAATTCGCTGAGAGCCTGAGGAGCGTATTAAACTCGCGCGGTGATTGTCATAGGCCGAGGATGCTGAATTCCCGCAGCTTTCGCACATTGATAGAACGGTATGTCCTCCGGCTCGCCCTCGAGGACGGCAACGAAATCTCTCCGATACCTCGCTCAAGATGGCTCCCAGGGCAGTTCCTACTGGCAATATCAACCTGGCTGACTTTCCCCCGGTGAAACAAGGAGCATTCCAGTCAGAGACGCCACCTGCCGATCTGGATAGCGGAACTATGGCTGACAAATCTCATACAGAACATCCATCTAGTCCTGCCAACTCTCCTTAGACAGTGCCGGGATTCTGATCGAGGTGCGGCAGTCTTAGTGGGATGACTCCCAGTTCTTTACCGAC
Protein-coding regions in this window:
- a CDS encoding IS3 family transposase (programmed frameshift), which gives rise to MKRKRFTEEQIIAVLREHEAGAKAGDLARKHAISEATLYNWKAKYGGMDVSDAKRLKALEDENAKLKKLLADQMLEAAALKELLFKKMVGPAARREAVAHLQAVMGLSERRACSIVGADRKMVRYRSCRPPETELRGRLRELANERRRLGYRRLFILLRREGEASGVNRIYRLYREEGLTVRKRRARRRAVGTRAPILVEARPNARWSLDFVHDQFACGRRFRVMNIVDDVTRECLAAIPDTSISGRRVARELTDLISLRGKPDMIVSDHGTEFTSNAILAWSKDHRVEWHYIAPGKPMQNGYIESFNGRMRDELLNESLFFGLDHARCAITEWVEDYNTARPHSSLGYQTPAAFAEVLTATGSNAALDVGFASPPVAQPAPYGVTETVEALIAAG
- a CDS encoding ISNCY-like element ISMlo5 family transposase; this encodes MRQERTVQSSVFDLFAGHEIGCELKAMSQWLDGHRELLSLVTRDLRRHDLKETGREGLPAEAVLRCALLKQHRQLSYQELAFHLEDSASFRAFARLPWGWSPKKSVLHKTISAIQAPTWEEINKVLLASAGREKLEGGKVVRVDSTVTAALVHEPSDSSLLWDAVRVMVRLLQHADALGSAIPWHDHCRAAKKRSRSIEYTRGRPKRVKHYRELLRITRTTLGYLQQAAEQLTLAACPAVELWQAQVRHYRPLIERIIAQTERRVLAGEPVPAGEKLVSLFEPHADIIVKGSRDVDYGHKINLTTGRSGLILDLVIEAGNPADSERLLLMLERHIAFYGEPPRQAAADGGYASRPNLRQAKAWGVRDMAFHKKSALRIEDMVSSRWVYRKLRNFRAGIEASISCLKRAYGLARCTWRGLNHFKAYVWSSVVAYNLALFTRLRSN
- a CDS encoding ABC transporter substrate-binding protein; its protein translation is MKKIKMAVTAVLIALTSVAFGPSAHAGEVLDRILTSKTLRVAAGADWGLIAHLDEKNELVGYDIDVAKGIAKYLGVNAEFVTPGWDLIAAGNWAGRWDIGTGQMAPTKARADKFDFSVPYFYDRTVIVVHKDSKATKGSDLEGKKIGVNGGTVAEAYANQTYTPDDPNAAPVPYDFKAGEVKTYGNSTIAFDDLRLGDGVRLDAVITDETFTEGAIKSGYPIKIIDRLFALPAAIPMMKGDKELVEKVSAAIKSMRDDGTLSKLSVKWYGSDHSVAK
- a CDS encoding amino acid ABC transporter permease, producing the protein MLYQDTVDSEVLVHRPWFVASIFAAVLAVSLMFNLSGTAFGDLMRPVIGDPLQSGIYGRVAIAFVIAVMFCVNIVLIGFAPLRVQIGIVWAELLLLFLGFFNAFNLNMPFIWEHLPYLITQGVVTTIYVSAVSLIFASIIAMIAAIAKLSSNGFAYALASFYTSFFRGLPLLIQIYLIYLGLPQLGIVINAVPSGILALSLCVGAYMTEIFRAGIQSIDRGQWEASRSIGFGFGLTIRKIILPQALPVIIPPMGNTFIAMLKDSSLVSVLGVWELTFLARTIGQPTFHHMEMLITAAMIYWILSACLEVLQSRLEHHFARSKVR
- a CDS encoding amino acid ABC transporter ATP-binding protein, which translates into the protein MSADKIIEATHVSKWYGSFRALTDVNLTVRKGERIVICGPSGSGKSTLIRCFNRLEANQEGEIRVNGMLLHNKMRNVTEVRKNVGMVFQHFNLFPHMTVLMNCMAGPMWIKGVPEAQAKQTALKYLERVRIPEQANKYPVQLSGGQQQRVAIARSLCMEPAVMLFDEPTSALDPEMVSEVLETMTSLARDGMTMVCVTHEMGFARAVADRIIFMDKGRIVEEANPNDFFTNPHHERTRLFLSQILSH